A stretch of the Bacillus sp. B-jedd genome encodes the following:
- a CDS encoding FAD-dependent oxidoreductase, protein MDRRTFLKAGAASAAVTALSVSSLAPLVEAEENDEVEFDEVFDVIVVGSGLAGTTSAITAAEQGNKVLVVDKMNILGGTSLISGLNFSCVGSDEQKAAGIEDSYELMAQDMRKVSDDYGDPDLALTVAKMTTRFYHFLKGRGVKFQQFKQLGGHSVARAVWAGGGAYVIHPLHSYAEQKLAGNLTMRKRCKVDDVIFKGNRAVGVKVRENYYFDFENPSKDDEKNDTGTVKYIGARKGIVFASGGYCRDKKLLGSEAGVLEETNSDANPGARSGTMRMLMGHGAQAINLSLFRLAYPIPTEDIMWGMLINPDGKRFVNEFGNRNTIGTTILKEKQKYNGKAPLLIYDQTGADNFHDKQRFELSMEAKNGYEGTMYKFNTIEEIAKFFDYDTQVLKKAVKDYNELLDSGVDKEFGKDFSQMNGAALKKAPFYAMRLTPKCTYTPGGVRIDTEARIINNMTGEPFEALFAAGEATGGVHGAMRLTACSVPDCGAFGLISGDNVSAMKPIEL, encoded by the coding sequence ATGGATCGCAGGACCTTTTTGAAAGCAGGCGCAGCCTCTGCGGCAGTTACGGCCCTATCGGTATCAAGTCTGGCGCCGCTCGTGGAAGCGGAAGAGAACGATGAAGTTGAGTTTGATGAAGTATTTGATGTCATTGTAGTCGGTAGCGGGCTCGCTGGTACTACCTCGGCCATAACCGCTGCTGAACAAGGAAACAAAGTTTTGGTTGTAGATAAAATGAATATCCTCGGAGGAACATCATTAATCAGCGGTTTGAATTTTTCCTGTGTCGGAAGCGATGAGCAAAAGGCAGCGGGAATTGAAGACAGCTATGAACTGATGGCCCAGGATATGCGGAAGGTTTCCGATGATTATGGCGATCCGGACCTCGCGCTGACTGTCGCGAAAATGACGACGCGTTTCTATCATTTTCTGAAAGGGCGAGGCGTTAAATTCCAGCAGTTCAAGCAATTGGGCGGTCATTCTGTCGCGCGTGCCGTTTGGGCTGGAGGAGGGGCTTATGTCATTCACCCTCTCCATAGCTATGCGGAGCAAAAACTTGCTGGAAACCTGACAATGAGAAAACGCTGCAAGGTGGATGATGTCATCTTCAAAGGCAACCGGGCAGTAGGTGTCAAGGTTAGGGAAAATTACTACTTTGACTTTGAAAATCCTTCCAAGGATGATGAAAAAAATGATACAGGAACCGTAAAATATATCGGTGCGAGGAAAGGGATCGTTTTCGCCAGCGGCGGATATTGCAGGGATAAAAAACTGCTGGGTTCGGAAGCAGGCGTGTTGGAGGAAACAAACAGCGATGCCAATCCGGGAGCACGCTCGGGGACGATGAGGATGCTGATGGGACACGGGGCCCAAGCAATCAACCTTTCACTGTTCCGGCTTGCCTATCCGATCCCGACTGAGGATATTATGTGGGGCATGCTGATCAATCCGGATGGTAAGCGGTTCGTAAATGAATTCGGAAACAGGAATACAATAGGAACCACCATTCTGAAAGAAAAGCAGAAGTACAATGGAAAAGCCCCGCTTCTGATCTATGATCAAACAGGTGCAGATAACTTCCATGATAAACAGCGGTTTGAGCTTAGTATGGAAGCTAAAAATGGCTATGAAGGCACCATGTACAAGTTCAATACGATTGAAGAAATCGCCAAGTTTTTTGATTACGACACCCAAGTACTCAAAAAGGCAGTAAAAGACTATAATGAGTTGCTCGATAGCGGCGTTGATAAGGAGTTTGGCAAGGATTTTTCACAAATGAATGGGGCTGCCCTAAAAAAAGCACCATTTTACGCGATGAGACTGACACCGAAATGTACGTATACTCCAGGTGGAGTGCGAATTGACACTGAAGCTAGGATTATAAACAACATGACTGGAGAACCGTTCGAAGCACTATTTGCAGCTGGGGAAGCAACAGGCGGCGTTCATGGCGCAATGCGTCTGACAGCTTGCTCGGTACCGGATTGCGGAGCATTCGGACTTATTTCCGGAGATAATGTTTCAGCCATGAAACCGATAGAATTATAG
- a CDS encoding cytochrome c3 family protein, translated as MKEKKGLLAKINSKAGFIAAILLTAFLTIVVAFFSSDVIHATGTPEFCGSCHEMDTFVKAYERDIHGGANRAGIKADCATCHLPQDSTLDYMATKVVSGAKEVKSHFVGSYSKKEYYENLKNREEFVYSSGCISCHKEVDSGKLKSDNAKAQKMHTYYRSKKGTSRAIECASCHIDVGHNGELPQALSDLENLSNEK; from the coding sequence ATGAAAGAGAAAAAAGGTTTACTAGCGAAAATAAATTCAAAGGCCGGCTTCATTGCGGCTATTCTGCTTACGGCTTTTCTAACCATTGTGGTTGCATTTTTCTCGTCAGACGTGATTCATGCTACAGGGACTCCAGAATTTTGCGGGAGCTGCCATGAGATGGACACCTTCGTAAAGGCGTATGAGCGGGATATCCACGGAGGAGCAAACCGGGCCGGCATCAAAGCGGATTGCGCGACTTGTCACTTGCCACAGGATTCAACACTGGATTATATGGCAACCAAGGTTGTCAGCGGGGCAAAGGAAGTAAAATCTCACTTTGTTGGAAGTTATTCTAAAAAGGAATACTACGAAAATCTTAAAAACCGGGAAGAGTTTGTTTATTCAAGTGGATGCATCTCCTGCCATAAAGAAGTTGACAGTGGAAAGCTGAAATCTGACAATGCCAAAGCACAGAAAATGCATACGTATTACCGGAGCAAAAAAGGAACGAGCAGGGCGATTGAATGTGCTTCCTGCCATATCGATGTAGGCCATAACGGCGAGCTGCCCCAAGCATTGAGTGATTTGGAAAATCTTTCGAACGAAAAGTGA
- the allD gene encoding ureidoglycolate dehydrogenase, with protein sequence MRVTKEQLKNLITKKLHKAGLSEEHAGGVAEVLVHADARGVHSHGAMRVEYYAERISKGGTNTKPDFKFEKTGPCSAIFDGDNGAGHVASKLAMDEAIQMAKENGIAVVGVKRIGHSGALSYFVQQAVEADLVGISVCQSDPMVVPFGGAEPYYGTNPIAFGAPGKDGEHIIFDMATTIQAWGKILHARSKNESIPDTWAVDSNGEPTTDPFKVNALLPIAGPKGYGLMMMVDVLSGVLLGLPFGNKVSSMYHDLTEGRNLGQLHIVINPEFFAGLGVFKDAIAQSIKDLKEIKPAPGFDQVYYPGEPNVLTEQEYEKNGIEIVDDIYEYLVSDVIHNNAFDNKGAFAK encoded by the coding sequence ATGAGGGTTACAAAAGAACAGCTTAAGAATTTAATTACAAAAAAACTTCATAAAGCAGGTCTGTCGGAGGAGCATGCTGGCGGGGTCGCGGAAGTACTGGTCCACGCCGATGCCAGGGGCGTGCATTCCCACGGCGCGATGCGGGTCGAATATTATGCTGAAAGGATTTCAAAGGGCGGTACAAATACGAAGCCGGATTTCAAATTCGAGAAAACAGGACCATGTTCCGCTATTTTTGATGGCGATAATGGGGCTGGCCATGTTGCTTCAAAACTCGCAATGGACGAAGCGATCCAAATGGCCAAGGAAAATGGCATTGCCGTTGTCGGAGTAAAAAGAATTGGCCACAGCGGGGCACTTTCCTACTTTGTCCAACAGGCAGTGGAGGCGGACCTAGTCGGCATTTCCGTCTGCCAATCAGACCCGATGGTTGTGCCGTTTGGCGGCGCTGAGCCGTATTACGGAACGAACCCAATTGCTTTCGGCGCGCCAGGGAAGGATGGCGAGCATATTATTTTTGACATGGCAACGACGATCCAGGCATGGGGGAAAATCCTCCATGCACGGTCGAAAAATGAATCAATCCCTGACACATGGGCCGTTGACAGCAACGGCGAGCCGACAACAGACCCTTTCAAGGTGAATGCATTGCTGCCAATCGCCGGGCCAAAGGGCTATGGGCTGATGATGATGGTCGATGTGCTTTCCGGAGTCCTGCTTGGCCTCCCGTTCGGAAACAAGGTCAGTTCCATGTACCATGATTTGACAGAAGGCCGAAACCTCGGCCAGCTTCACATCGTCATTAATCCGGAATTCTTTGCAGGGCTGGGCGTCTTTAAGGACGCGATTGCCCAGTCAATCAAAGATTTAAAAGAAATCAAACCTGCTCCAGGGTTCGATCAGGTCTACTATCCAGGTGAGCCGAACGTACTTACAGAACAGGAGTATGAAAAGAACGGCATTGAAATCGTCGATGACATTTATGAATACCTTGTTTCTGATGTCATCCACAACAATGCATTTGACAACAAAGGAGCTTTTGCAAAATAA
- the tatA gene encoding twin-arginine translocase TatA/TatE family subunit, whose product MANIGIPGLIIILVLALIVFGPKKLPELGRAVGTTLKEFKRSTRELTDDIVDEVQEVKTEIEKM is encoded by the coding sequence ATGGCAAACATTGGAATACCTGGGTTAATCATTATTTTGGTTTTAGCGTTAATCGTTTTTGGCCCGAAAAAACTCCCTGAGCTTGGCAGAGCGGTTGGAACGACGTTGAAGGAGTTCAAAAGATCGACGCGGGAATTGACGGATGACATCGTTGATGAAGTGCAGGAAGTAAAAACTGAAATCGAAAAGATGTAG